One Mycobacteroides salmoniphilum DNA segment encodes these proteins:
- a CDS encoding fumarate reductase/succinate dehydrogenase flavoprotein subunit, with protein MQIPELASAIRLDCDVLVIGGGTAGTMAALTAAENGAQVLLLEKAHVRHSGALAMGMDGVNNAVIPGKAEPEDYVAEITRANDGIVNQRTVYQTATRGFAMVQRLERYGVKFEKDEHGEYAVRRVHRSGAYVLPMPEGKDVKKALYRVLRQKSMREKIRIENRVMPVRVLTEDLGVGTDGISRRRAIGAAGFNTRTGEFVTVGAKAVILATGPCGRLGLPASGYLYGTYENPTNAGDGYAMAYHAGAELSGIECFQINPLIKDYNGPACAYVANPFGGYQVNAQGERFVDSDYWSGQMMSEVKNEIESARGPIYLKVTHLPDETLTALESILHTTERPTRGTFHANRGHDYRTHDIEMHISEIGLCSGHSASGVWVDEHARTTVPGLYAAGDLACVPHNYMIGAFVYGDLAGEHAASTLSKTPAPLDFPVDQVKEAHELIYRPLRHPDGPPQPQVEYKLRRFVNDYVAPPKTAAKLSLAVQTFERMAEEVGQIGARTPHELMRAAEVSFIRDCAEMAARSSLTRTESRWGLYHDRADLPDRDDVNWRYHLNLRKTVDGDMDFVKRPVAPYFVPVPGLDDLPSGETDPIPVHQPELMGGKAPAARISNVIAAEAEQPPSPRIAAVLSLESPTVEELRQFLTDGDPGVRRTAIASLTEHIPAGYEDALLNALGDSDPSVRRTAADGVRELVEVLEDPVEIRDHVSASDPLVRSTALYVASARKVGDPSAYVAAVRDPDHRVRIEAVRALVSVDDAVSIATAAEDENREVRIAVANGLATLAAGGATVRVLVRDRDPLVRAAALTAVGALGVDDQILDAVEEALKAPAWQIRQGAVRALAGAHPGQAVPPLARALDDPHLDVRKSAVLSLSQWASTEPSVREALTGALQDSDADVRAYARQALAAG; from the coding sequence ATGCAGATCCCTGAACTCGCTAGCGCCATCCGGCTGGACTGTGACGTCCTGGTGATCGGCGGCGGAACTGCCGGGACCATGGCGGCACTGACGGCGGCCGAGAATGGCGCCCAGGTGCTCCTTCTGGAGAAGGCGCATGTCCGGCACTCCGGTGCGCTGGCAATGGGTATGGACGGTGTGAACAACGCCGTCATCCCGGGCAAGGCCGAACCGGAGGACTATGTCGCGGAAATCACCCGCGCCAACGACGGGATCGTGAACCAGCGCACTGTGTATCAAACCGCGACACGCGGATTCGCGATGGTGCAGCGACTCGAACGCTACGGGGTCAAGTTCGAGAAGGACGAGCATGGCGAGTACGCGGTGCGACGTGTGCATCGATCGGGCGCCTATGTGTTACCGATGCCCGAGGGCAAGGACGTCAAGAAGGCGCTATACCGCGTGCTGCGGCAGAAGTCGATGCGCGAGAAGATTCGCATCGAAAACCGTGTCATGCCGGTGCGTGTCCTCACTGAAGACCTGGGTGTGGGAACCGACGGGATATCGAGGCGCCGGGCGATTGGTGCTGCGGGTTTCAACACCCGCACCGGTGAGTTCGTCACGGTCGGCGCGAAGGCGGTGATTCTGGCGACCGGGCCATGCGGGCGCCTGGGTCTGCCGGCGTCGGGTTATCTGTATGGCACCTATGAGAATCCGACCAACGCGGGGGATGGGTACGCGATGGCGTACCACGCCGGGGCCGAATTGTCGGGAATCGAGTGCTTTCAGATCAACCCGCTGATCAAGGATTACAACGGTCCGGCGTGTGCGTATGTGGCCAACCCCTTCGGCGGCTACCAGGTGAATGCCCAAGGGGAGCGTTTCGTCGACTCCGACTACTGGTCCGGCCAAATGATGTCGGAGGTCAAGAACGAAATCGAGTCAGCGCGCGGTCCCATCTATCTCAAGGTGACTCACCTGCCGGATGAGACGTTGACGGCGCTGGAGAGCATCCTGCACACCACCGAGCGACCCACCCGCGGCACGTTCCACGCCAATCGCGGGCATGACTACCGCACCCACGACATCGAGATGCATATTTCCGAGATCGGTCTGTGCAGCGGTCATTCCGCATCAGGGGTGTGGGTGGACGAGCATGCCCGCACCACGGTGCCCGGCCTGTACGCGGCCGGGGACCTGGCGTGCGTGCCGCACAACTACATGATCGGTGCCTTTGTGTACGGCGATCTGGCCGGTGAGCACGCCGCGTCGACACTCTCGAAAACACCCGCACCGCTGGATTTCCCGGTTGACCAGGTCAAAGAGGCGCACGAGCTGATCTACCGCCCGCTGCGCCATCCGGACGGCCCACCGCAGCCTCAGGTCGAGTACAAGCTTCGCCGGTTCGTCAACGACTATGTGGCCCCGCCGAAGACGGCGGCCAAGCTGTCGCTGGCCGTGCAGACATTCGAGCGGATGGCCGAAGAGGTGGGTCAGATCGGCGCGCGCACCCCCCATGAGCTGATGCGGGCGGCCGAGGTGTCGTTCATCAGAGACTGTGCCGAGATGGCGGCACGTTCGTCATTGACCCGCACCGAATCGAGGTGGGGCCTCTACCACGACAGGGCAGACCTGCCAGACCGTGACGACGTGAATTGGCGTTATCACCTGAACCTGCGCAAGACCGTCGACGGTGACATGGACTTCGTGAAACGCCCCGTCGCACCGTACTTCGTCCCGGTACCGGGTCTTGACGACCTGCCGTCGGGGGAGACCGATCCGATCCCGGTGCATCAGCCCGAACTCATGGGTGGGAAAGCACCGGCCGCCCGTATCTCGAACGTGATCGCCGCGGAAGCCGAACAGCCGCCGTCCCCGCGGATCGCCGCGGTGCTGTCGCTGGAGTCTCCCACCGTCGAGGAGCTGCGGCAGTTCCTCACCGACGGCGATCCGGGTGTGCGTCGCACCGCTATTGCATCGCTCACCGAGCACATACCCGCGGGTTACGAGGATGCCTTGTTGAATGCGTTGGGGGACAGTGATCCGTCTGTGCGCCGCACCGCGGCCGATGGAGTACGCGAGCTCGTGGAGGTCCTCGAGGACCCCGTCGAGATCCGCGATCACGTGAGCGCGTCCGACCCCTTGGTGCGCAGCACCGCGCTGTACGTGGCGAGCGCGCGGAAGGTCGGTGATCCGAGCGCTTATGTGGCGGCCGTGCGCGACCCCGATCATCGAGTCCGCATCGAGGCCGTGCGCGCCCTGGTGTCCGTGGACGATGCGGTGTCCATTGCCACTGCCGCGGAGGATGAGAACCGCGAGGTACGCATTGCCGTAGCCAATGGACTGGCGACGTTGGCTGCCGGTGGTGCGACGGTGCGGGTGCTGGTGCGTGATCGTGATCCGCTGGTGCGTGCCGCGGCGTTGACGGCCGTGGGTGCGTTGGGGGTCGACGATCAGATCCTTGATGCCGTGGAGGAGGCGCTGAAGGCTCCGGCCTGGCAGATCCGTCAGGGTGCGGTGCGGGCCTTGGCCGGAGCACACCCGGGGCAGGCCGTACCGCCGCTGGCGCGCGCGCTGGACGATCCACATCTGGACGTACGCAAATCGGCAGTGTTAAGCCTGAGCCAATGGGCCTCGACAGAGCCCTCCGTTCGTGAGGCACTGACCGGCGCGTTGCAAGATAGCGACGCAGATGTGAGAGCCTATGCGCGACAAGCACTTGCGGCCGGCTGA
- a CDS encoding salicylate synthase has product MSTVADSDTGAQTWVSVQEGLPDGFAPADLASVLAQDIPERNGDEYLVYERDGEWVLAIGARASVELDSDGLRIIRDGSVEQRGWSGHPGSALEQAVNEISDGVHRVFGWVAFEFGTYRFGLQHRLTPGTPMARVFAPRAEVVITADGVSVCEESYVDEIRRVLDQGAPPVPAPAWIDLVPDPSDYRGRVGIATAEIRSGLYHKVILSRRVEVPFTMDFPSTYRLGRHNNTPVRSFLLRLGGIRALGYSPELVVAVEADRTVITQPLAGTRAFGRGEDADRVARDDLESNAKEIVEHAISVRSSLAELGEVAESGSTKVTDFMTVRERGSVQHLGSTVSGELSAGMTRMDALEALFPAVTASGIPKAEGVDAILRLDDHPRGLYSGAVVMMSPDGGLDAALTLRSAYEQDGHTWLRAGAGIIEASTPDREFEETCEKLGSIAPYVIKREA; this is encoded by the coding sequence ATGAGTACGGTCGCAGATTCCGATACCGGCGCCCAGACCTGGGTTTCTGTACAGGAGGGCCTGCCCGACGGTTTTGCGCCTGCCGATCTCGCCAGTGTTCTGGCGCAGGATATCCCCGAGCGTAACGGCGACGAGTATCTGGTTTACGAGCGTGACGGCGAATGGGTGCTCGCCATTGGCGCCCGGGCCTCCGTCGAACTCGACAGCGACGGACTGCGCATCATCCGCGATGGATCTGTGGAGCAGCGCGGATGGTCGGGGCATCCCGGCTCCGCCCTTGAACAAGCCGTGAACGAGATCTCCGACGGCGTGCATCGCGTCTTCGGATGGGTTGCGTTCGAGTTCGGCACCTACCGCTTTGGCCTGCAGCACCGGTTGACCCCCGGCACTCCGATGGCGCGGGTCTTCGCCCCGCGGGCGGAGGTCGTGATTACGGCCGACGGAGTATCGGTCTGCGAAGAGAGTTACGTCGACGAGATCAGGCGGGTGCTCGATCAGGGTGCTCCGCCGGTGCCGGCACCGGCGTGGATCGACCTGGTTCCGGACCCATCTGACTACCGCGGTCGGGTGGGCATCGCCACCGCCGAGATTCGATCGGGCTTGTACCACAAGGTGATTCTGTCGCGGCGCGTGGAAGTGCCGTTCACCATGGACTTTCCGTCCACCTACCGCCTTGGTCGGCACAACAACACGCCGGTCCGCTCATTCCTGCTGCGACTCGGGGGTATTCGTGCCCTCGGCTACAGCCCTGAACTCGTCGTGGCCGTCGAGGCCGACCGAACCGTCATCACGCAGCCGTTGGCCGGAACCCGTGCCTTCGGCCGGGGCGAGGATGCGGACCGGGTGGCGCGCGACGATCTAGAGTCGAACGCCAAAGAGATTGTTGAGCATGCGATTTCCGTGCGCAGCTCACTTGCCGAACTCGGCGAGGTGGCCGAATCCGGCAGCACGAAGGTGACCGACTTCATGACCGTGCGTGAGCGCGGCAGCGTGCAACATCTGGGATCGACCGTCAGTGGAGAGCTGAGTGCCGGGATGACGCGGATGGATGCGCTGGAGGCGCTCTTCCCCGCGGTGACCGCCTCGGGTATCCCGAAGGCGGAGGGGGTTGACGCCATTCTTCGCCTCGACGATCATCCGCGCGGCCTCTACTCGGGCGCAGTGGTGATGATGTCCCCGGACGGCGGACTGGACGCCGCGCTGACACTGCGTTCGGCCTACGAGCAGGACGGGCACACCTGGCTGCGAGCAGGCGCGGGCATCATCGAGGCCTCGACACCCGATCGGGAGTTCGAGGAGACCTGCGAGAAGCTCGGCAGCATCGCCCCGTACGTGATCAAACGCGAGGCTTAA
- a CDS encoding ABC transporter permease, protein MEARPRTVAAAPAEEQTDVAANPRRQGSRYLAWGIRAASVATAVLLWQLLTANKVRFGLRFDTLPTVTEIVSALAKRIGTEQYWLDLGQSTVRILTGFGLAAVLGVITGIWLGRSPLFANIFGPLTELARPIPAIAIVPVAILLFPSDEAGIVFITFLAAYFPIMVSTRHAVRALPTLWEESVRTLGGGRWDVLLRVVLPGSLPGVFGGLSVGIGVAWICVISAEMISGRLGVGYRTWQSYTVLAYPDVFVGIITIGVLGFLTSAAVELVGRRVTRWLPRAEEARS, encoded by the coding sequence CTGGAGGCCAGACCGCGAACTGTCGCGGCTGCCCCCGCCGAGGAGCAGACCGATGTGGCCGCGAATCCCCGGCGACAGGGTTCGAGATATCTCGCCTGGGGCATCCGCGCCGCGTCCGTGGCTACCGCCGTGCTGCTCTGGCAGCTCTTGACGGCCAACAAGGTGCGGTTCGGGCTGCGATTCGACACCCTGCCCACGGTCACCGAGATCGTCTCCGCGCTCGCCAAGCGCATTGGTACCGAACAATATTGGCTAGACCTTGGCCAGTCCACCGTCCGGATCCTCACCGGGTTCGGCCTCGCCGCGGTGCTCGGCGTCATCACAGGTATCTGGCTGGGACGCTCCCCGCTATTCGCGAATATCTTTGGCCCGCTTACCGAATTGGCCCGCCCGATTCCCGCGATCGCGATCGTGCCGGTGGCCATCCTGTTGTTTCCCAGCGACGAGGCCGGGATCGTGTTCATCACCTTCCTGGCGGCCTATTTCCCCATCATGGTGAGTACGCGCCATGCGGTGCGTGCGCTGCCCACGCTGTGGGAGGAATCGGTCCGCACCCTCGGAGGTGGGCGCTGGGATGTGCTGTTGCGCGTGGTGTTGCCGGGTAGCCTTCCCGGCGTGTTCGGAGGGCTGTCCGTCGGCATCGGCGTTGCCTGGATATGTGTGATATCAGCCGAAATGATCTCGGGCCGTTTGGGAGTCGGATATCGGACCTGGCAGTCGTACACGGTGTTGGCCTACCCGGATGTGTTCGTCGGAATCATTACCATCGGTGTTCTCGGATTCCTGACGTCGGCTGCTGTCGAATTGGTCGGGCGTCGGGTGACGCGGTGGCTGCCCCGTGCCGAGGAGGCGCGCTCATGA
- a CDS encoding (2,3-dihydroxybenzoyl)adenylate synthase, producing the protein MTQATSTPTASATKSPADGFVPFPPPRADAYRTAGYWTGKTVESLLRTAATRRADHPAVIDERGAMTYCELDAAADRAAHALARLGIAPGDRVLLQLPNRASFAVAFFGLMRAGAIPIMCLPGHRAAELSHFIDVSGAVGLVIADSAGGFDYRALAVELSTQHVCLRHIVIDGEAPSADAERFTAWSSLLETIEVQGSLPAAQTDTPALLLVSGGTTAAPKLIPRTHEDYVYNATRAAQVCGITEDDVYLVALPAGHNFPLACPGLLGAISAGATTVFLSDPSPESAFEIIARHRVSVTALVPSLAQLWAQATAWEPVLPESLRLLQVGGAKLGAEDARTVRESLTPGLQQVFGMAEGLLCLTRPGDPADILDNTQGRPMCDADEVRIVNEDGAEVAAGEAGELLVRGPYTLNGYYRAEADNMRSFTADGFYRSGDRVRALPDGYLEVTGRIKDVILRGGESIAALDLESHLHTHPAVYAAAAIGLPDQYLGEIVCAAVVFNGKPVTAAELNQHLQDRGAATHSRVDRLVAVPSLPLTAVGKIDKRALAASLTS; encoded by the coding sequence ATGACTCAGGCCACATCGACCCCTACCGCCTCGGCCACGAAGAGCCCGGCGGACGGTTTTGTACCCTTCCCCCCGCCGCGCGCCGACGCCTACCGCACAGCCGGATACTGGACCGGAAAGACCGTGGAGTCCCTGCTCCGGACGGCCGCCACCAGACGGGCCGATCATCCCGCCGTGATCGATGAACGCGGTGCGATGACCTACTGCGAGCTCGATGCGGCCGCCGACCGCGCCGCACATGCCCTCGCCCGGCTCGGCATAGCCCCAGGCGACCGAGTGCTACTCCAGCTTCCCAACCGGGCATCCTTCGCCGTCGCCTTCTTCGGCTTGATGCGTGCGGGGGCGATACCGATCATGTGCCTGCCGGGGCACCGGGCCGCCGAGCTGTCTCATTTCATCGACGTGTCCGGTGCCGTCGGCTTGGTGATCGCCGATTCCGCCGGCGGATTCGACTACCGTGCACTGGCCGTAGAACTGTCCACACAGCACGTATGCCTGCGCCACATCGTGATCGACGGGGAGGCGCCTTCCGCTGACGCGGAACGCTTTACCGCATGGTCCTCCCTGTTGGAAACCATTGAGGTTCAAGGCTCCTTACCGGCAGCACAGACCGACACCCCTGCGTTATTACTAGTCTCGGGCGGCACCACCGCAGCACCCAAACTCATCCCCCGCACCCACGAGGACTACGTCTACAACGCCACCCGGGCGGCCCAGGTGTGCGGCATCACCGAGGACGACGTCTACCTCGTCGCACTGCCCGCCGGCCACAACTTCCCACTGGCCTGCCCGGGTCTCCTCGGAGCCATCAGCGCGGGTGCCACCACTGTTTTCCTTTCAGATCCGAGCCCGGAGTCGGCATTTGAGATCATTGCCCGGCATCGCGTGTCCGTGACGGCACTGGTGCCGTCACTTGCCCAGCTGTGGGCACAGGCCACCGCATGGGAACCCGTACTGCCGGAATCACTACGACTGCTCCAGGTAGGCGGCGCAAAGCTCGGCGCCGAGGATGCGCGCACGGTTCGGGAGTCACTCACCCCGGGACTGCAACAGGTTTTCGGCATGGCCGAGGGACTGCTATGCCTCACTCGCCCAGGCGATCCCGCAGACATCCTCGACAACACCCAGGGCCGGCCCATGTGCGACGCCGATGAGGTTCGCATTGTGAATGAGGACGGCGCCGAAGTCGCCGCCGGCGAAGCGGGCGAACTACTGGTGCGTGGACCGTACACACTCAACGGGTACTACCGCGCCGAAGCGGACAACATGCGTTCCTTCACCGCCGACGGGTTCTACCGCAGCGGTGATCGAGTACGAGCGCTGCCCGATGGCTATCTGGAAGTCACCGGCCGCATCAAGGACGTCATCCTGCGCGGTGGAGAGTCCATCGCCGCACTGGATCTCGAATCACACCTGCACACACACCCCGCGGTCTACGCGGCGGCAGCAATCGGTCTGCCCGACCAGTACTTGGGTGAGATAGTCTGTGCAGCAGTTGTTTTCAATGGCAAGCCGGTCACGGCCGCCGAGCTCAACCAGCACCTGCAGGACCGCGGCGCCGCGACGCACTCGCGCGTCGACAGATTGGTGGCGGTTCCGTCACTTCCCCTCACCGCGGTGGGCAAAATCGACAAACGTGCCCTGGCGGCGTCCCTGACGAGCTAA
- a CDS encoding ABC transporter substrate-binding protein, whose protein sequence is MKRTALLSALLLALVTSCSLDSGSGSANEVTVVVGYQSKTINTVTAGTLLRAQGYLEKRLAEAGSRTGNKYTVQWQDYDTGAPITAQMLAEKIDIGSMGDYPLLINGSKTQANEKARTELVSITGYNAKGALNMVVVPPNSPITTLPELKDKKVSASVGSAGHGTLVRALHNDGLDPAKDVEVLNQQPQVGASALESGQVQALSQFVAWPGLLVFQKKAKLLYDGAELNVPTFHGVVVRRDYAKQHPEVLDAFLQAQLDATDFIHEKSLEAARIVAEGSGLPQEVVYLYNGPGGTSFDTTLKPSLIEAFKSDVPYLKSIGDFADLNIDEFVQDGPLRQAYTTHAKNYETELAAKSNPLVLHPADGADPVRAAEIWFDGQDSTQVYTTPQELLKAVNAAKAAGQKVRAAYVADAELGTRWFADHAWWVRDSAGLHPFTTSAGASRYISTHPGATSLDYTQALAAAS, encoded by the coding sequence ATGAAGAGAACAGCCCTTCTCTCCGCTTTGCTCCTCGCCCTCGTCACCAGCTGCTCCCTGGACTCCGGGTCCGGCTCGGCCAACGAAGTGACCGTCGTTGTCGGATATCAGTCGAAGACCATCAACACGGTGACCGCCGGCACGCTGCTGCGCGCCCAGGGGTATCTGGAGAAGCGGCTCGCCGAGGCCGGTTCGCGCACCGGAAACAAGTACACCGTGCAGTGGCAGGACTACGACACCGGAGCGCCGATCACCGCACAGATGCTCGCCGAGAAGATCGACATCGGCTCGATGGGCGATTACCCGCTGCTGATCAATGGATCCAAGACCCAGGCCAATGAGAAGGCACGCACCGAGCTGGTGTCGATCACCGGGTACAACGCCAAGGGTGCGCTCAACATGGTTGTGGTGCCGCCGAATTCGCCGATCACCACGCTTCCCGAGCTGAAAGACAAGAAGGTGTCCGCGAGTGTCGGCTCGGCGGGGCATGGCACGCTGGTGCGCGCGCTGCACAACGACGGTCTGGACCCGGCCAAGGATGTCGAGGTGCTGAACCAGCAGCCACAGGTTGGTGCCTCAGCGCTGGAATCCGGTCAGGTGCAGGCGCTGTCGCAGTTCGTGGCCTGGCCGGGCCTGCTGGTCTTTCAGAAGAAGGCCAAGCTCCTCTATGACGGTGCCGAGCTCAATGTTCCGACCTTCCACGGTGTGGTGGTGCGCCGCGACTATGCCAAGCAGCATCCGGAGGTACTCGATGCCTTCTTACAGGCTCAGCTGGACGCGACCGATTTCATCCACGAAAAGTCTCTCGAGGCGGCTCGCATCGTGGCCGAGGGCAGCGGCTTACCCCAGGAAGTGGTGTACCTCTACAACGGGCCGGGTGGCACGTCATTCGACACCACCCTCAAGCCCTCACTCATCGAGGCATTCAAGAGCGATGTGCCCTATCTGAAATCGATCGGGGACTTCGCAGATCTCAACATCGACGAGTTTGTGCAGGACGGTCCGCTGCGTCAGGCCTACACGACGCATGCGAAGAATTACGAGACCGAATTGGCCGCCAAGTCCAACCCGCTGGTGCTGCACCCCGCCGACGGGGCAGACCCGGTCCGCGCCGCCGAGATCTGGTTCGACGGTCAGGATTCCACGCAGGTGTATACCACCCCGCAAGAGCTGTTGAAAGCCGTCAATGCAGCCAAAGCTGCCGGTCAGAAGGTCCGCGCCGCCTACGTCGCCGACGCCGAACTGGGCACTCGGTGGTTCGCCGACCACGCCTGGTGGGTCCGGGATTCGGCCGGGTTGCATCCGTTCACCACGAGCGCGGGCGCCAGCCGATACATCTCCACCCACCCGGGTGCAACTTCCCTGGATTACACGCAGGCACTGGCGGCGGCATCGTGA
- a CDS encoding ABC transporter ATP-binding protein: MSASTLVLDAVTLGYGGRTVVDRLSLTVRPAEILVLTGPSGCGKSTVLRALAGLLPPDSGIIRADGERVVTTSRHRAMVFQDNALLPWRTVQSNVELALRLGGVPRAGRRAAAQTWIDDVGLTGFEDYLPKSLSGGMRQRVQLARGLAGAPRAVMMDEPFGALDAQTRASMQRLLIDTWRSHPTTVVFVTHDVDEALLLGDRIAVLGRAGHPLRALLDVPSPREPDSDRSALRTEILAALNNTELVA; encoded by the coding sequence ATGAGTGCTTCAACACTCGTTCTCGACGCGGTCACTCTGGGCTATGGCGGACGTACTGTGGTGGACCGCCTCAGCCTGACCGTCCGTCCCGCTGAGATCCTGGTCCTCACCGGGCCCTCCGGCTGCGGGAAGTCCACCGTGCTGCGCGCGCTGGCCGGGCTGCTCCCGCCGGATTCCGGCATCATCCGCGCCGATGGCGAAAGGGTTGTCACCACGTCACGACATCGTGCCATGGTTTTCCAGGACAATGCGTTGTTGCCCTGGCGCACTGTGCAATCGAATGTAGAGCTGGCGCTCAGGCTGGGCGGTGTGCCTCGTGCGGGGCGGCGTGCGGCGGCGCAGACCTGGATCGACGATGTGGGCCTGACCGGGTTCGAGGATTACCTGCCCAAGAGCCTCTCGGGCGGTATGCGCCAACGTGTCCAGCTGGCTCGCGGCTTGGCGGGTGCTCCGCGCGCGGTCATGATGGACGAGCCATTCGGAGCGCTCGATGCCCAGACTCGGGCCAGCATGCAGCGCCTGTTGATCGATACCTGGCGCAGCCATCCCACCACAGTGGTGTTCGTGACACACGATGTCGACGAGGCATTACTGCTCGGAGACCGAATCGCGGTCCTGGGTCGGGCCGGCCACCCGCTGCGCGCGCTACTGGACGTTCCCAGCCCTCGCGAGCCCGACAGCGATCGGAGCGCACTGCGCACCGAAATTCTTGCCGCACTGAATAATACGGAGCTTGTTGCCTGA